The following proteins are co-located in the Streptomyces sp. NBC_00435 genome:
- the pyk gene encoding pyruvate kinase, producing the protein MRRSKIVCTLGPAVDSYEQLKALVEAGMNVARFNFSHGSQAEHQERYDRVRKVSEDTGRAVGVLADLQGPKIRLETFAEGPVELVRGDEFTITTEDVPGDKSICGTTYKGLPGDVSKGDQVLINDGNVELRVTEVEGPRVRTIVIEGGVISDHKGINLPGAAVNVPALSEKDVDDLRFALRMGCDMVALSFVRDADDVKDVHKVMDEEGRRVPVIAKVEKPQAVANMEGVVAAFDAVMVARGDLAVEYPLEKVPMVQKRLVEMCRRNAKPVIVATQMMESMITNSRPTRAEASDVANAILDGADAVMLSAESSVGAYPIETVKTMSKIVEAAEEELLSKGLQPLVPGKKPRTQGGSVARAACEIADFLDGKALVAFTHSGDTARRLSRYRANQPILAFTTDEGTRNQLTLSWGVESYVVPRVDNTDSMVDLVDVELLKLGRYNRGDTMIITAGSPPGVPGTTNMVRVHHLGGDVRD; encoded by the coding sequence ATGCGCCGTTCCAAAATCGTCTGCACGCTGGGCCCCGCCGTCGACTCGTATGAGCAGCTGAAAGCGCTCGTCGAGGCCGGTATGAACGTGGCCCGATTCAACTTCAGCCACGGATCCCAGGCAGAGCACCAGGAGCGGTACGACCGCGTCCGCAAGGTCTCCGAGGACACCGGGCGTGCCGTCGGCGTCCTCGCCGACCTCCAGGGTCCGAAGATCCGTCTGGAAACCTTCGCCGAAGGTCCCGTCGAGCTCGTCCGCGGTGACGAGTTCACCATCACCACCGAGGACGTCCCGGGCGACAAGTCCATCTGCGGCACGACCTACAAGGGTCTGCCGGGTGACGTGTCCAAGGGCGACCAGGTCCTGATCAACGACGGCAACGTCGAGCTCCGCGTGACCGAGGTCGAGGGCCCCCGGGTCCGGACCATCGTCATCGAGGGTGGTGTCATCTCGGACCACAAGGGCATCAACCTGCCGGGTGCCGCCGTCAACGTCCCCGCCCTGTCGGAGAAGGACGTGGACGACCTCCGCTTCGCCCTGCGGATGGGCTGCGACATGGTCGCCCTCTCCTTCGTGCGTGACGCCGACGACGTCAAGGACGTCCACAAGGTCATGGACGAGGAGGGCCGCCGGGTCCCCGTCATCGCCAAGGTCGAGAAGCCGCAGGCCGTCGCCAACATGGAGGGCGTCGTCGCGGCCTTCGACGCGGTCATGGTCGCCCGTGGCGACCTCGCCGTCGAGTACCCGCTCGAGAAGGTCCCGATGGTGCAGAAGCGCCTCGTGGAGATGTGCCGCCGCAACGCCAAGCCGGTGATCGTCGCGACCCAGATGATGGAGTCGATGATCACCAACTCGCGCCCGACGCGCGCCGAGGCCTCCGACGTCGCCAACGCGATCCTCGACGGTGCGGACGCGGTCATGCTGTCCGCCGAGTCCTCGGTCGGCGCCTACCCGATCGAGACCGTCAAGACGATGTCGAAGATCGTCGAGGCCGCCGAGGAGGAGCTCCTGTCCAAGGGCCTCCAGCCGCTGGTCCCGGGCAAGAAGCCCCGTACCCAGGGCGGCTCCGTCGCCCGCGCGGCCTGCGAGATCGCGGACTTCCTGGACGGCAAGGCCCTGGTCGCCTTCACCCACTCCGGTGACACCGCCCGCCGCCTGTCGCGCTACCGCGCGAACCAGCCGATCCTCGCCTTCACCACCGACGAGGGCACCCGCAACCAGCTCACCCTGAGCTGGGGCGTCGAGTCGTACGTCGTCCCGCGCGTGGACAACACCGACTCCATGGTCGACCTCGTGGACGTGGAGCTGCTCAAGCTGGGGCGCTACAACAGGGGCGACACCATGATCATCACGGCCGGTTCGCCCCCCGGCGTCCCCGGCACGACCAACATGGTCCGCGTCCACCACCTGGGCGGCGACGTCCGCGACTGA
- a CDS encoding acetate kinase, whose amino-acid sequence MTASRVLVLNSGSSSVKYQLLDMADSSRLAVGLVERIGEETSRLSHEPFTGSGAAGGKRERTGPIADHEAALKAVAAELAADGLGLDSPELAAVGHRVVHGGTKFTHPTLIDDAVLAEIRALIPLAPLHNPANVTGIEVARALRPDLPQVAVFDTAFHSTMPEHVARYAIDTATADKYSIRRYGFHGTSHAYVARATAALLGKAEEDVNVIVLHLGNGASASAVHGGVCVETSMGLTPLEGLVMGTRSGDLDPAVVFHLARVGGMSVDEIDSLLNKKSGLLGLCGDNDMREVQRRAEEGDASARLALASYIHRLKKYIGAYSAVLGRVDAVAFTAGVGENSSSIREMALAGLEELGLALDLEANAVRSPEPRLVSAEYARVAVAVVPTDEELEIASQAYALVTG is encoded by the coding sequence GTGACCGCATCGCGCGTACTCGTCCTCAACTCCGGCTCCTCGTCGGTGAAGTACCAGCTGCTCGACATGGCGGACTCCTCCCGCCTGGCGGTCGGTCTGGTGGAGCGCATCGGCGAGGAGACCTCCCGGCTCAGTCACGAGCCGTTCACCGGCTCGGGCGCCGCGGGCGGCAAGCGCGAGCGGACCGGCCCGATCGCGGACCACGAGGCGGCGCTGAAGGCCGTCGCGGCCGAGCTCGCCGCCGACGGGCTGGGCCTGGACTCGCCCGAACTGGCCGCCGTGGGCCACCGTGTGGTGCACGGCGGGACCAAGTTCACCCACCCGACGCTGATCGACGACGCGGTCCTGGCCGAGATCCGCGCCCTGATCCCGCTCGCCCCGCTGCACAACCCGGCGAACGTGACCGGCATCGAGGTGGCGCGCGCGCTGCGCCCGGACCTGCCGCAGGTGGCCGTCTTCGACACGGCCTTCCACTCGACGATGCCGGAGCACGTGGCCCGGTACGCGATCGACACCGCGACGGCCGACAAGTACTCCATCCGGCGGTACGGATTCCACGGCACTTCCCACGCCTACGTCGCCCGGGCGACGGCCGCGCTGCTCGGGAAGGCCGAGGAGGACGTGAACGTGATCGTGCTCCACCTGGGCAACGGCGCCTCGGCCTCCGCCGTCCACGGCGGGGTCTGCGTGGAGACCTCGATGGGACTGACCCCGCTGGAGGGTCTGGTCATGGGCACCCGTTCGGGCGACCTGGACCCGGCGGTCGTCTTCCACCTGGCCCGGGTCGGCGGCATGTCGGTGGACGAGATCGACTCGCTGCTGAACAAGAAGAGCGGTCTGCTGGGTCTGTGCGGCGACAACGACATGCGCGAGGTGCAGCGGCGGGCGGAGGAGGGCGACGCCTCGGCGCGCCTGGCCCTGGCCTCGTACATCCACCGCTTGAAGAAGTACATCGGCGCCTATTCGGCGGTCCTCGGCCGGGTCGACGCGGTCGCGTTCACGGCGGGCGTCGGCGAGAACTCCTCCTCCATCCGGGAAATGGCCCTGGCCGGCCTGGAGGAGCTGGGCCTCGCTCTCGACCTGGAGGCCAACGCGGTGCGGTCCCCCGAGCCGCGCCTGGTGTCCGCGGAGTACGCGCGGGTGGCCGTGGCCGTGGTCCCGACGGACGAGGAACTGGAGATCGCCAGCCAGGCGTACGCGCTGGTTACCGGCTAG
- the pta gene encoding phosphate acetyltransferase: MTRSVYVTGIERGDGRQVVELGIMELLTRQTGRVGVYRPLLHDGPDRLFDLLKGRYRIDQDASTAYGMEYHEASAILAEKGTDELVSQLVGRYHEVARDYEVMLVLGTDYADTNLPDELALNARLANELGALVIPVVGGTKHPAEAVRAETRNAYRAYEALGCHVGAMVVNRVAPEDREVIAERLAARLPVPCYVLPDDKHLSAPTVAQITQALGGEVLLGDEAGLARDALDFVFGGAMLPNFLNALTPGCLVVTPGDRSDLVIGALAAHTSGTPPIAGVLLTLNERPTQDILTLASKLAPGTPVVSVAGNSFPTAAELFSLQSRLNSATPRKLETALGLFERHVDTAELREVLSVARSERVTPMMFENELLERARSERRRVVLPEGTEERVLRAADVVLRRGVCDLTLLGEEPAILKKAADLGIDISAAQLIDPATSPLRERFAEYYARARAHKGMTVELANDVVTDVNYFGTLMVQEGLADGMVSGSVHSTAATIRPAFEIIKTKPDASIVSSVFFMCLADRVLAYGDCAVNPDPNAEQLADIAIQSATTAAAFGLEPRIAMLSYSTGTSGSGADVDKVRKATEIVREQRPDLLIEGPIQYDAAVEPSVAATKLPESDVAGRATVLIFPDLNTGNNTYKAVQRSAGAVAVGPVLQGLRKPVNDLSRGALVQDIVTTVAITAIQAQSQPVAG; the protein is encoded by the coding sequence GACTCGCCAGACGGGCCGGGTGGGCGTCTACCGGCCCCTGCTGCACGACGGGCCCGACCGGCTCTTCGATCTGCTCAAGGGCCGCTACCGGATAGACCAGGACGCCTCCACCGCCTACGGCATGGAGTACCACGAGGCCTCCGCCATCCTGGCCGAGAAGGGCACCGACGAACTGGTCTCCCAGCTCGTCGGCCGCTACCACGAGGTGGCGCGGGACTACGAGGTCATGCTGGTGCTCGGCACCGACTACGCCGACACCAACCTCCCGGACGAACTGGCGCTCAACGCCCGTCTCGCCAATGAGCTGGGCGCCCTGGTCATCCCCGTCGTGGGCGGCACCAAGCACCCCGCCGAGGCCGTGCGCGCCGAAACCCGCAACGCCTACCGCGCGTACGAGGCCCTGGGCTGCCACGTGGGCGCGATGGTCGTCAACCGGGTCGCCCCCGAGGACCGCGAGGTGATAGCCGAGCGCCTGGCCGCCCGGCTCCCCGTCCCCTGCTACGTCCTGCCGGACGACAAGCACCTGTCGGCCCCGACGGTCGCGCAGATCACCCAGGCGCTCGGCGGCGAGGTGCTCCTCGGCGACGAGGCCGGGCTGGCCCGCGACGCCCTGGACTTCGTCTTCGGCGGCGCCATGCTGCCGAACTTCCTGAACGCCCTGACCCCCGGCTGCCTGGTCGTCACCCCCGGGGACCGCTCCGACCTGGTCATCGGCGCGCTCGCCGCGCACACCTCCGGCACCCCGCCGATCGCCGGCGTGCTGCTGACCCTCAACGAGCGCCCGACCCAGGACATCCTGACGCTGGCCTCGAAGCTCGCGCCGGGCACGCCGGTGGTCTCGGTGGCCGGCAACAGCTTCCCGACGGCCGCCGAACTCTTCTCGCTGCAGAGCCGGCTGAACTCCGCGACCCCGCGCAAGCTGGAGACCGCGCTCGGCCTGTTCGAGCGTCACGTGGACACCGCCGAACTGCGCGAGGTGCTCTCGGTGGCCCGCTCCGAGCGCGTCACCCCGATGATGTTCGAGAACGAGCTGCTGGAGCGGGCCCGCTCCGAACGCCGCCGCGTGGTGCTCCCGGAGGGCACCGAGGAGCGCGTGCTGCGCGCCGCCGACGTGGTGCTGCGCCGGGGGGTCTGCGACCTCACCCTGCTGGGCGAGGAGCCGGCGATCCTGAAGAAGGCCGCCGACCTGGGCATCGACATCTCGGCCGCCCAGCTCATCGACCCGGCGACCTCTCCGCTGCGGGAACGGTTCGCCGAGTACTACGCCAGGGCCCGCGCCCACAAGGGCATGACGGTCGAGCTGGCCAACGACGTGGTCACCGACGTCAACTACTTCGGCACCCTGATGGTCCAGGAGGGCCTGGCGGACGGCATGGTCTCCGGCTCGGTGCACTCCACCGCCGCCACCATCCGTCCGGCCTTCGAGATCATCAAGACCAAGCCCGACGCCTCCATCGTCTCCTCGGTCTTCTTCATGTGCCTGGCCGACAGGGTCCTCGCGTACGGCGACTGTGCCGTCAACCCGGACCCCAACGCCGAGCAGCTCGCCGACATCGCCATCCAGTCGGCCACCACCGCCGCCGCGTTCGGCCTGGAGCCGCGGATCGCGATGCTCTCGTACTCGACGGGCACCTCCGGCTCGGGCGCGGACGTGGACAAGGTCCGCAAGGCCACCGAGATCGTCCGCGAGCAGCGCCCCGACCTGCTGATCGAGGGCCCGATCCAGTACGACGCCGCCGTGGAGCCCTCGGTCGCAGCGACCAAGCTGCCCGAGTCCGACGTGGCCGGCCGCGCGACGGTGCTGATCTTCCCGGACCTCAACACCGGCAACAACACGTACAAGGCCGTGCAGCGCTCGGCCGGCGCCGTGGCGGTCGGCCCGGTCCTGCAGGGTCTGCGCAAGCCGGTCAACGACCTCTCTCGCGGCGCACTGGTCCAGGACATCGTCACCACCGTGGCCATCACCGCGATCCAGGCGCAGTCCCAGCCCGTGGCCGGCTGA